The following are from one region of the Pygocentrus nattereri isolate fPygNat1 chromosome 20, fPygNat1.pri, whole genome shotgun sequence genome:
- the rfc5 gene encoding replication factor C subunit 5, which yields MASTSKTAVQTRNLPWVEKYRPQTLDDLISHQDILSTIQKFISEDRLPHLLFYGPPGTGKTSTILACAKQLYKDKEFNSMVLELNASDDRGIDVVRGPILSFASTRTIFKKGFKLVILDEADAMTQDAQNALRRVIEKFTENTRFCLICNYLSKIIPALQSRCTRFRFGPLSQNQMIPRLEHVIQQESINITPDGMKAIVTLSSGDMRRSLNILQSTHMAYGKVTEDTVYTCTGHPLRSDIANILDWALNKDFTTAYNQILQLKTLKGLALHDILTEVHLLIHRVDFPPSIRMGLLIKLADIEYRLASGTNEKIQLSSMVAAFQAVRDIVVSDG from the exons ATGGCATCTACGAGCAAGACAGCCGTTCAGACCAGGAATTTGCCATG GGTTGAAAAGTACAGGCCACAAACCCTGGACGATTTAATCTCTCATCAAGATATTCTAAGCACAA TTCAGAAGTTCATCAGCGAAGACAGACTGCCTCATCTGCTGTTTTATGGGCCTCCAGGAACAGGAAAGACCTCCACCATCTTAGCATGTGCTAAGCAGCTCTACAAGGATAAAGAGTTCAACTCCATGGTTCTGGAG cTCAACGCTTCAGATGATCGTGGCATAGATGTGGTTCGAGGCCCCATCCTCAGTTTTGCCAGTACCAGGACTATTTTCAA GAAGGGTTTTAAATTGGTGATTCTGGACGAGGCAGATGCAATGACCCAGGATGCTCAGAATGCTTTAAGGAGAG TGATTGAGAAGTTCACGGAGAACACTCGCTTCTGCTTGATCTGCAACTACTTGTCTAAAATCATCCCAGCACTTCAGTCTCGATGCACACGTTTTCGTTTTGGCCCTCTCTCTCAGAACCAGATGATCCCCAGGCTAGAGCATGTTATCCAGCAGGAGAG CATCAACATCACTCCAGATGGCATGAAAGCTATTGTgaccctgtcatcaggagacaTGAGGCGGTCATTGAACATTTTACAG AGTACTCATATGGCCTATGGGAAAGTGACCGAGGACACTGTGTACACGTGCACAGGACATCCGTTACGTTCAGATATCGCCAACATATTGGACTGGGCCTTGAACAAAGACTTTACAACGGCATACAACC aaattctACAGCTAAAAACTCTGAAAGGTCTAGCACTGCATGACATTTTGACAGAGGTGCATCTACTCATACACAGAG TGGATTTTCCTCCTTCCATTCGAATGGGCTTGCTTATCAAGCTTGCTGACATTGA gtatcGGCTTGCGTCTGGGACCAACGAGAAGATTCAGTTGAGCTCAATGGTGGCAGCTTTCCAAGCAGTTAGAGATATAGTGGTCAGTGATGGCTAG